The following are encoded together in the Candidatus Neomarinimicrobiota bacterium genome:
- a CDS encoding S8 family serine peptidase, with protein sequence MSTRNQLSISHKVIGIMLVLISICYSEHRIFVMTVDGIGDFNIIRKNNIIETGYVNLDDILYTYEATNLEKVYRGPHPLGRRLYTISFPEQKPLERIMNELSGTGIFIYFEPIYPLPLAQTEPNDSLWYGELGLQQIEAEYAWDISTGSDQIIISINDTGIDYAHPDLGPNMWQNLGEDDDGDGKVLQWNASSQEWEFDPGDINSVDDDNNGYVDDFVGWDFWNNDNDPIHPHNNSCHGTQVAGTAAETLAG encoded by the coding sequence ATCTGCTATAGTGAGCACCGAATTTTTGTGATGACAGTAGATGGTATTGGTGACTTTAATATTATTCGGAAAAATAATATTATAGAAACTGGTTATGTTAATCTTGACGATATCTTGTACACATATGAAGCAACCAATCTTGAGAAAGTATATCGTGGCCCGCATCCTCTTGGCAGACGTCTCTATACAATATCATTTCCTGAACAGAAGCCTCTTGAAAGGATAATGAATGAATTATCAGGCACAGGAATTTTTATTTATTTTGAACCTATTTACCCTCTGCCCCTTGCGCAAACCGAACCGAATGATTCCCTCTGGTACGGTGAGCTGGGCCTTCAACAGATAGAAGCAGAGTATGCCTGGGATATTTCTACCGGCAGTGATCAAATCATTATATCCATCAACGATACAGGTATCGATTACGCGCACCCGGATTTAGGTCCCAACATGTGGCAGAACCTGGGTGAGGATGATGATGGGGATGGTAAGGTACTGCAATGGAACGCGTCATCTCAGGAATGGGAGTTTGATCCTGGGGATATCAACTCTGTGGATGATGATAATAACGGATATGTCGATGATTTTGTGGGTTGGGATTTCTGGAATAATGACAACGACCCCATTCATCCCCACAATAATAGCTGTCATGGCACCCAGGTGGCAGGCACCGCTGCCGAGACTCTGGCTGGCTGA